The following coding sequences are from one Bradyrhizobium sp. WSM471 window:
- a CDS encoding phasin family protein produces MTDFFNIQQHLTAITTAQTDFAKSSFEASKAYFEKLAAVKVPDKFTELTTEYAKSAQETFFAEATKIGELYRTFAQEAFKPITSSFLPK; encoded by the coding sequence ATGACCGATTTTTTCAACATTCAGCAGCATCTTACCGCTATTACAACCGCCCAGACCGATTTCGCGAAATCGTCGTTCGAGGCCAGCAAGGCCTATTTCGAGAAGCTTGCAGCCGTGAAGGTTCCCGACAAGTTCACGGAATTGACAACCGAATACGCCAAGTCTGCACAAGAGACGTTCTTCGCTGAAGCGACCAAGATCGGCGAGCTTTACAGGACTTTTGCGCAGGAAGCCTTCAAGCCGATCACCTCAAGTTTTCTGCCCAAGTGA
- a CDS encoding transposase: MRIELLGGLDRRRRWSQDDKARIVEETLAPGAKVVAVARRNRVAASLVFTWRRQARTSPSRSYHLLRRCRLPPRKRRRLRSFYLRVIAEGGLWWLRVLD; encoded by the coding sequence ATGCGGATTGAGCTTTTGGGTGGGCTGGATCGTCGGCGGCGCTGGTCGCAGGATGACAAGGCGCGGATTGTCGAGGAGACATTGGCGCCGGGTGCAAAGGTGGTTGCGGTTGCGCGTCGCAACCGAGTAGCGGCCAGCCTGGTGTTTACCTGGCGTCGACAAGCGCGGACATCCCCGAGCAGGTCGTACCACCTTTTGCGCCGGTGCAGATTGCCGCCACGGAAGCGGAGGAGACTCCGAAGCTTTTACCTGCGGGTGATAGCCGAGGGCGGTCTGTGGTGGCTGCGCGTATTGGATTGA
- the tnpB gene encoding IS66 family insertion sequence element accessory protein TnpB (TnpB, as the term is used for proteins encoded by IS66 family insertion elements, is considered an accessory protein, since TnpC, encoded by a neighboring gene, is a DDE family transposase.), translated as MITIPGIVRVWLATGHTDRRRGFPSLARLVQESLRRDPHAGDLYVFRGRRGDLIKIIWHDGQGACLFTKRLERGRFCDHRGRTAL; from the coding sequence ATGATTACCATACCGGGTATTGTGCGGGTGTGGCTTGCGACCGGCCACACCGATAGGCGCCGCGGCTTCCCGAGCCTTGCGCGGCTGGTCCAAGAGAGTTTGAGGCGTGATCCGCATGCCGGTGATCTCTACGTTTTTAGGGGCCGCCGCGGCGACCTGATCAAGATCATCTGGCATGATGGCCAAGGCGCATGTCTGTTCACGAAACGGCTGGAGCGCGGCCGCTTTTGTGACCATCGCGGGCGGACGGCGCTGTGA
- a CDS encoding transposase: MSKLDHMLEPRTSVRRVEVITESGRRRQFSADDKARFVEETLAPGAVVSEVARRHGLSPQQLFTWRRQMRRPVASPVGPEPQTFVPAVVTPSCTPPERSPRQRRRLRKAPEGAENSGIIELEINGVALRVGRGADAATIAAVIHVLKSCT, translated from the coding sequence GTGTCTAAGCTTGACCATATGCTTGAGCCCAGGACCTCGGTTCGTCGGGTCGAGGTCATCACGGAGAGCGGCCGACGGCGGCAGTTCTCGGCCGACGACAAGGCGCGGTTTGTCGAGGAGACGCTGGCCCCGGGAGCCGTGGTATCGGAGGTCGCGCGGCGGCACGGATTGTCGCCGCAACAGCTGTTTACGTGGCGCCGGCAAATGCGACGGCCGGTTGCGAGCCCTGTGGGACCCGAGCCGCAGACGTTCGTGCCCGCTGTCGTTACCCCATCGTGCACGCCGCCGGAGCGCTCACCGCGGCAGCGCCGACGCCTTCGGAAGGCGCCCGAGGGCGCCGAGAACAGTGGCATCATCGAGCTCGAGATCAACGGCGTCGCGCTCCGGGTCGGCCGCGGCGCGGATGCCGCGACGATTGCGGCGGTGATCCATGTGCTGAAGAGTTGCACGTGA
- a CDS encoding Ribosomal protein L7/L12 translates to MNVHVNNPMHTVVSLLSEGKTIAAIKVFRDAFETGLKEAKEAVEALIDVLGQPGARPTEYLVISRHEEESDYEVVRTYGKGSAMHDANSIVGVREEVIVAAVVAQSVFTRAMKEVA, encoded by the coding sequence ATGAACGTCCACGTCAACAACCCCATGCACACCGTCGTCTCACTCCTGAGCGAGGGCAAGACGATCGCGGCCATTAAGGTGTTCCGTGATGCATTCGAAACCGGACTCAAGGAAGCGAAGGAGGCGGTCGAAGCACTGATCGACGTCCTGGGGCAGCCCGGCGCCCGGCCGACCGAGTACCTCGTGATCAGCCGGCACGAGGAGGAAAGCGACTACGAAGTGGTGCGCACTTACGGAAAGGGCTCGGCGATGCATGACGCCAACAGCATCGTCGGCGTAAGGGAGGAGGTGATCGTCGCTGCCGTGGTCGCGCAGTCCGTCTTCACTCGCGCAATGAAGGAAGTCGCGTAG
- a CDS encoding ABC transporter substrate-binding protein, producing the protein MAFISGPATAEAPVKLGILTDMSSLYADNGGEGSIIAAEMAVEDSGNTVLGRSIQIVAADHQNKVDVGSAITRRWLENENVEVIVDVPNSAVALAVQGITRERKKIFLATGAATSRLTGDECSNAGIHWTYDTYALAHGATKAISQLGTKTWFFLSADYSLGSQLELESRKVIESTGGRILGAVKHPLGTTDLSSFLLQAQASNADVIALADAGGDFINAVKQAHEFGILGSQRLAGLIVFIADVHNLGLQSAQGLLLSSAFYWDMTDEARAWSKRFIARTHKVPTMIHAGTYGAVMHFLKAAGAAGTLDGPAVAAKMREMPVNDLMTKGGKIRRDGRLVRDMYLFQVKSPEESKYAFDYYKLLATIPKEEAFRPMDEGGCPLVQN; encoded by the coding sequence ATGGCCTTTATTTCTGGCCCGGCGACAGCAGAGGCGCCAGTCAAGCTGGGGATTTTGACAGACATGTCCTCGCTATATGCCGACAATGGTGGGGAAGGCTCGATCATAGCCGCCGAGATGGCTGTTGAGGACTCCGGGAACACGGTGCTCGGCCGTAGCATTCAAATTGTCGCCGCGGATCACCAGAACAAGGTTGACGTGGGTTCGGCGATCACGCGGAGGTGGCTGGAGAACGAAAACGTTGAAGTGATCGTCGATGTGCCAAATTCTGCGGTTGCGTTGGCGGTGCAGGGGATCACGCGCGAGAGAAAGAAGATCTTTCTGGCGACGGGAGCCGCGACATCCCGCCTGACTGGCGATGAATGCTCAAATGCAGGAATTCACTGGACCTACGACACGTACGCCTTGGCTCATGGAGCGACAAAAGCGATCTCACAGCTCGGTACTAAAACCTGGTTCTTTCTATCTGCGGACTATTCTCTCGGATCTCAGCTCGAGCTGGAGAGCCGCAAGGTGATTGAATCGACTGGCGGAAGGATTCTCGGTGCCGTCAAGCATCCTCTCGGTACAACGGACCTTTCGTCCTTTCTGCTGCAAGCGCAGGCGTCTAACGCAGACGTCATTGCGCTCGCAGATGCAGGTGGCGACTTCATAAACGCTGTAAAGCAAGCCCATGAGTTCGGCATATTGGGTTCGCAAAGACTTGCCGGGCTGATCGTCTTCATTGCAGACGTCCACAACCTCGGTCTGCAGAGCGCTCAAGGCCTTTTGTTGAGTTCGGCCTTCTATTGGGACATGACCGACGAGGCGCGGGCTTGGTCCAAGCGTTTCATCGCCCGCACACACAAGGTACCCACGATGATCCATGCTGGCACTTACGGTGCCGTGATGCACTTCCTAAAGGCTGCTGGCGCCGCAGGGACTCTGGACGGTCCCGCGGTTGCGGCGAAGATGCGTGAGATGCCGGTTAATGACCTAATGACAAAAGGCGGGAAAATCCGGCGAGATGGTCGGCTCGTGCGAGACATGTATTTGTTTCAGGTAAAATCGCCCGAAGAATCCAAATACGCGTTCGACTATTACAAACTCCTGGCCACCATTCCGAAAGAAGAGGCATTCCGCCCAATGGACGAGGGAGGATGCCCGTTGGTACAAAATTGA
- a CDS encoding MFS transporter — MILVGLLAVAVQVLVAFAATLATPAQRGRAIGTATSSVVSGILLARFVAGTLADIGGWRLVYLVSAAMMVVMATLLARVLPSHRAYTGGEVGKQSYSCCARP, encoded by the coding sequence ATGATCCTGGTCGGGCTGCTGGCTGTCGCGGTGCAGGTGCTCGTCGCATTCGCCGCAACGCTGGCGACGCCAGCCCAGCGCGGGCGCGCGATCGGCACCGCTACCAGCAGCGTGGTGTCGGGTATCCTTCTTGCGCGCTTCGTCGCCGGCACGCTGGCTGATATCGGCGGCTGGCGCCTCGTCTATCTAGTGTCCGCCGCGATGATGGTGGTCATGGCCACGCTCCTGGCGCGAGTCCTGCCCAGCCATCGAGCATATACAGGCGGGGAGGTGGGGAAGCAGTCGTACTCATGTTGCGCTCGACCGTGA
- a CDS encoding ABC transporter substrate-binding protein, translating into MQMKRSLALVCFVTLCAFCSLINAVNAQTNEIRIGWQPAAFFEFFYAQQEKLFEKAGLKPIFVKFTSGPPILAAMKSGDIDIAFGGMPPFIAGVSEGLDISLFCFLETGNTSLIMQPSEEITSASQLVGKKIATIFGTSAHWTLLKYLKDEKIPLKEVTIVNMAIPSMMPAFTNKDVDGISVFEPWGVKLMSAGGKPFGPFVGASGYEQGAIYWGRRQWMADNPQTMKMFLAALDESLRAINEKPEAGAEALARYAGMDPTDALKILTMKKHVLLKDMSEALEGSVLALKPKPGEKYSGQVKLIKEMADFLYQNGNITRELGFDKLVKATTPAYMEAYISSRQPAK; encoded by the coding sequence ATGCAAATGAAAAGATCCCTAGCTCTTGTATGTTTCGTTACTCTTTGTGCCTTCTGTAGCCTGATCAATGCGGTCAATGCCCAAACGAACGAGATTCGGATTGGCTGGCAACCGGCCGCTTTCTTCGAGTTCTTCTATGCTCAACAGGAAAAGCTGTTTGAGAAGGCTGGCCTCAAGCCAATTTTTGTGAAGTTCACCTCGGGCCCTCCCATACTCGCGGCGATGAAGTCGGGCGACATCGATATCGCCTTTGGGGGAATGCCTCCCTTCATCGCGGGGGTCTCCGAGGGATTGGACATTTCCCTGTTTTGCTTTCTCGAGACAGGCAATACATCGTTGATTATGCAACCTTCCGAGGAAATCACTTCGGCCAGTCAGCTGGTGGGCAAGAAAATCGCTACGATCTTCGGCACCTCTGCGCACTGGACCTTACTGAAATATTTGAAAGATGAAAAAATTCCACTCAAGGAAGTAACGATCGTGAACATGGCCATACCGAGCATGATGCCCGCCTTTACCAACAAGGACGTCGACGGCATCTCCGTTTTTGAGCCTTGGGGAGTCAAGTTGATGAGCGCCGGCGGGAAACCCTTCGGACCTTTCGTCGGTGCGAGCGGTTACGAGCAGGGGGCGATCTATTGGGGACGCCGCCAATGGATGGCGGATAATCCGCAAACCATGAAGATGTTTCTTGCAGCGCTTGATGAGAGTTTGCGTGCGATTAACGAAAAGCCCGAGGCCGGCGCCGAGGCCCTTGCTCGTTACGCTGGCATGGATCCGACCGATGCCTTGAAAATCCTCACCATGAAGAAGCACGTTCTCCTCAAGGACATGAGCGAGGCTCTTGAAGGGTCGGTCCTCGCCTTGAAGCCGAAGCCTGGTGAGAAATACTCCGGCCAAGTCAAATTGATCAAGGAGATGGCCGATTTCTTATACCAGAACGGCAATATCACGCGCGAACTTGGTTTTGACAAGCTCGTAAAGGCCACGACACCGGCCTATATGGAGGCCTACATTTCTTCGCGGCAGCCTGCGAAGTGA
- a CDS encoding nuclear transport factor 2 family protein encodes MVRTIVLAAFLLTSACYGAAAQQATDDQYADLQKNFAAAYNRKDVDAMAAAFTDDAIRVTPSGMFVGREAIRRNLQDVVNLDLHDYSVERNVSRSFGNFVFNAGEWQAKLGDHPLHG; translated from the coding sequence ATGGTGCGTACGATAGTACTTGCCGCATTCTTATTGACGTCGGCCTGCTATGGTGCTGCCGCTCAGCAGGCTACCGACGATCAATATGCCGATCTGCAGAAGAATTTTGCCGCGGCATACAATCGCAAAGACGTCGATGCCATGGCTGCAGCGTTCACCGACGACGCCATTAGAGTGACGCCAAGCGGTATGTTCGTGGGCCGAGAAGCGATTCGGCGTAATCTGCAGGACGTCGTCAACTTGGACCTGCACGACTACTCGGTCGAGCGCAACGTGTCGCGGTCCTTCGGCAACTTCGTGTTCAATGCCGGCGAGTGGCAGGCCAAGCTCGGCGACCACCCCCTACACGGCTAA
- a CDS encoding DNA-binding protein, which produces MTDVGAAIRKVRVERDALNTVRTDLPQVLQDKTSILSLDYWKAAQELSNRAVEDVRQDAGARIAAAESQAREMLYEVDDAERRLVDLTKSLEDADRVRTDFEQAQKQAAVRADKVRCAWPRSKPK; this is translated from the coding sequence ATGACGGACGTGGGCGCAGCGATCCGCAAGGTGAGGGTAGAGCGCGATGCCCTCAACACGGTTCGGACCGACCTGCCGCAGGTACTCCAGGACAAGACGTCGATCCTCAGCCTCGATTATTGGAAGGCGGCGCAGGAACTGTCCAACCGGGCGGTCGAGGACGTTCGCCAGGATGCCGGGGCGCGTATCGCGGCGGCGGAGAGCCAGGCCAGAGAGATGCTGTACGAGGTCGACGACGCCGAGCGTCGGCTCGTCGACCTGACGAAGAGCCTCGAGGATGCGGACCGGGTGCGCACCGACTTCGAGCAAGCACAAAAGCAGGCCGCCGTCCGCGCGGATAAGGTGAGGTGCGCGTGGCCGCGCTCGAAGCCGAAATGA
- a CDS encoding DUF6494 family protein, protein MTAEFDEDRFNMAIRKFLKHVGVTSQREIENLVRSGAVEGGELKLRMTLSAEGTPLKHVIEEIIAL, encoded by the coding sequence ATGACCGCCGAGTTCGATGAAGACCGCTTCAATATGGCTATCCGTAAATTTCTGAAGCATGTCGGGGTTACATCGCAGCGTGAAATTGAGAACCTCGTGCGTAGCGGGGCAGTGGAAGGTGGCGAGCTCAAACTACGAATGACCTTGTCCGCTGAGGGAACGCCGCTGAAACATGTAATTGAGGAAATAATCGCACTTTGA
- a CDS encoding tripartite tricarboxylate transporter substrate binding protein has product MRLRDLRNVVRVAMLLAGATWATVSTCHGDDAWPVRNVKIIVPFAAGSANDASARIYADGLSRRWGKPVIVENRPGADAVVGGGAFANARDDHTLLYGTASMVTVSPLLQDSLPYDPSRDMVPIASTASSILVIAVHDRLPVRSLQELADLARAKPGELSWSSGPSLPHFVFAAMLARHGLKQIYIPYRDASAQQADFGEGRVQILSHALLSVRAPVLAGKARILAVTSPERQPSLPDVLTVAESGFPEMEIEGLAGLFGWRDLPPALRDRISADVKAVAADPLVRSRIEASGAQVLGSTPGEFSAAIERQRTRIQQISRIVDLKNIPR; this is encoded by the coding sequence ATGAGGTTGCGAGACCTTCGAAATGTCGTCCGCGTCGCGATGCTTCTTGCCGGGGCCACCTGGGCGACTGTATCCACCTGTCATGGAGACGACGCCTGGCCAGTGCGCAATGTGAAGATCATTGTCCCGTTTGCCGCAGGCTCCGCCAACGATGCAAGCGCGCGTATCTATGCCGACGGTTTGAGCAGGCGCTGGGGCAAGCCGGTCATCGTCGAGAACCGGCCCGGCGCCGATGCCGTCGTCGGAGGCGGCGCGTTTGCAAACGCCAGGGACGATCACACCCTTCTCTATGGAACCGCCTCGATGGTCACCGTGAGCCCGCTATTGCAGGACTCGCTTCCCTACGATCCGTCCCGGGACATGGTACCGATCGCCTCGACAGCTAGTTCGATCCTGGTTATCGCGGTTCACGACCGCCTCCCAGTGCGCTCGCTACAGGAGCTGGCGGACCTTGCCCGAGCGAAGCCCGGTGAATTGTCGTGGAGTTCGGGTCCGAGCCTGCCGCATTTCGTATTCGCGGCAATGCTGGCGCGGCACGGGCTCAAGCAGATCTACATCCCCTATCGGGATGCCTCGGCCCAGCAGGCGGATTTTGGCGAGGGACGCGTGCAAATTCTTTCCCACGCCCTGCTGTCGGTGAGAGCTCCTGTCCTTGCGGGCAAGGCGCGGATACTGGCCGTCACAAGTCCCGAACGCCAACCAAGCTTGCCCGACGTGCTGACCGTTGCTGAATCCGGGTTTCCTGAAATGGAAATCGAGGGTCTTGCAGGCCTGTTCGGCTGGCGCGACTTGCCGCCGGCGTTGCGCGACCGGATTTCTGCGGACGTGAAGGCGGTGGCCGCCGATCCCTTGGTCCGCTCTCGAATTGAGGCAAGTGGCGCACAAGTTCTCGGCAGCACGCCCGGTGAGTTTTCCGCGGCCATCGAACGGCAGCGAACGCGCATCCAGCAGATCAGCCGCATCGTCGATTTAAAAAATATCCCAAGGTAG
- a CDS encoding DUF4399 domain-containing protein produces the protein MQVLRCVALAAALALLPGIAFSQGKAAPKDAKLYFITPHDGQKVRGGFWVRFGLRNMGVTHAGDEYQNAGHHHLLIDVNDPIDPKEPILQDKSHLHFGAGQTETLLELPPGTHTLQLVLGDAKHYPFEPPIVSEKITIRVRQPATAK, from the coding sequence ATGCAGGTCCTTCGTTGCGTCGCGCTGGCGGCGGCGCTCGCATTGCTTCCAGGGATAGCCTTTTCGCAAGGCAAGGCAGCGCCCAAGGACGCAAAGCTCTATTTCATCACCCCGCATGACGGACAGAAGGTCCGCGGCGGATTCTGGGTCCGGTTCGGCTTGCGCAACATGGGAGTGACCCATGCCGGCGACGAGTATCAGAACGCCGGTCACCATCATCTGCTGATCGACGTCAACGACCCCATCGATCCCAAGGAGCCGATCCTGCAGGACAAGTCGCATCTGCATTTCGGGGCGGGACAAACCGAAACGCTGCTCGAACTTCCGCCCGGGACGCACACGCTTCAGCTCGTGTTGGGCGATGCCAAGCACTATCCGTTCGAGCCGCCCATTGTGTCGGAGAAGATCACCATCCGGGTCAGGCAGCCCGCGACGGCGAAGTAA
- a CDS encoding FAD-dependent monooxygenase produces the protein MELRAAIVGGGIGGLSAACALRQRGIDVMVFEQTDALGEIGAGLSIFPNALRQLERMGLGPALAKVGAKIGDASQYCRADGTRVGSVVTTDSSGWNGMYGMHRADLLNVLAASIPGEAIQAGYRCIGFEQSAAAARLKFANGETVEADVVIAADGIHSALQKYVVEPTLPEYSGVRSYRGLIASDKLPGWPEAAHQVWMGDGKHFIVFPVRAGQLLNYVGFVPSPDPKAESWSAIGDRDELASSFIGWDAPVARLLEAVESCFWWGLYDRKPLQSWTNGRLALLGDAAHAMLPHLGQGGNQAIEDGIALAVLLEGRDPAEVPAILPQYETMRRVRTDVIQAEARKNGLRFDSKYEDLEQRDREVANSAAFRRWLFDYDVQNAAISQRQHSKVSPAHC, from the coding sequence ATGGAGCTACGGGCCGCCATCGTCGGCGGAGGAATAGGCGGTCTTTCCGCGGCATGCGCTCTGCGTCAAAGGGGCATCGACGTCATGGTTTTTGAGCAGACCGACGCGCTGGGCGAGATCGGTGCCGGCCTGTCGATCTTTCCCAACGCGCTGCGGCAACTCGAGCGAATGGGGCTGGGACCGGCTCTGGCCAAAGTCGGTGCCAAGATCGGCGATGCATCACAATACTGCCGCGCCGACGGCACCAGGGTCGGCTCTGTCGTCACAACCGACTCCAGCGGCTGGAATGGAATGTATGGTATGCACAGGGCCGATTTGTTGAATGTGCTCGCGGCAAGCATTCCTGGGGAAGCCATTCAAGCCGGCTATCGCTGCATCGGATTCGAGCAGAGCGCGGCCGCAGCGCGACTGAAATTCGCGAATGGAGAAACCGTCGAAGCCGACGTCGTGATCGCTGCCGACGGCATACATTCCGCCTTACAGAAGTATGTGGTTGAGCCGACGCTACCGGAATATTCAGGCGTCCGCTCCTATCGCGGTTTGATTGCCAGCGACAAACTTCCGGGATGGCCGGAGGCAGCCCATCAGGTTTGGATGGGGGACGGAAAGCACTTCATTGTATTTCCGGTGCGTGCAGGCCAGCTGCTAAACTACGTCGGCTTCGTCCCTAGCCCTGACCCGAAGGCCGAATCCTGGTCCGCAATCGGAGACCGCGACGAGCTTGCGTCGTCCTTCATCGGATGGGACGCGCCTGTCGCGAGACTGCTCGAAGCGGTGGAGAGCTGCTTTTGGTGGGGCTTGTATGACCGCAAGCCGCTGCAGTCGTGGACGAACGGGCGGCTCGCGCTGTTGGGTGACGCTGCCCACGCCATGCTTCCGCATCTGGGGCAGGGCGGCAACCAGGCGATCGAAGACGGCATCGCTCTGGCGGTGCTCCTCGAGGGACGAGATCCGGCCGAGGTGCCGGCCATCTTGCCGCAGTACGAAACAATGCGCCGGGTCCGGACTGACGTCATTCAGGCCGAGGCACGGAAAAACGGACTGCGTTTTGATTCGAAATATGAAGACCTTGAACAACGCGATCGAGAAGTCGCAAACTCCGCCGCATTCCGCAGATGGCTGTTCGATTATGATGTTCAGAACGCTGCCATTAGCCAGCGCCAGCATAGTAAAGTTTCGCCAGCTCATTGCTGA
- a CDS encoding SUMF1/EgtB/PvdO family nonheme iron enzyme codes for MGEIRNFRSGNNGDPPSHGVGPRRLAAIIVGDIASYSRLMQADEEGTHVRVKRIERDLIQPSIVEHHGSLVKTTGDGFIAIFDSPVEAVRCSIVIQQNLIGRNASLPKDTRIEYRIGVNLGDVIVESDDIYGDGVNIASRIEGIAEPGQVYISGAIYEQIKHKVVCGYESLGDRKVKNITDPVRVYRVLPDADAVGKTKGRRENILIFLLSLTLLVIATGVLWYLLTQAPGKVSEHAALPAASPNASPNASPAASPSPQPPPREGVAQRPQPSPSSASSPPSPAPLPSPSTVPVREPEMVAIRGGSFAMGSNDDPTERPVHQVTVKPFSIGKYPVTVQEWNECAAAKACGFTAIGKDDAPVSNVSWTDAQQYAAYLAQATKKTYRLPSEAEWEYAARGGTQTKYWWGDKLQPGMAGCKDCGDLAAEQPAKVGSFRPNPFGLHDMGGGVDQWVEDCWHKTYQGAPTDGSAWSSGDCSAHVLRSGSWKNDSRYVRPSNRDGYDTNVRYPTHGFRVALSP; via the coding sequence ATGGGCGAAATTCGCAACTTCCGATCCGGGAACAACGGTGACCCCCCTTCACACGGCGTGGGGCCTCGCCGTCTGGCAGCGATCATTGTCGGTGACATCGCTTCCTACAGCCGCCTGATGCAGGCCGACGAAGAGGGCACGCACGTCCGCGTCAAGCGGATCGAGCGGGATCTGATCCAGCCCAGCATCGTTGAGCACCATGGGAGCCTGGTGAAGACGACGGGCGATGGCTTCATCGCGATTTTCGACAGTCCGGTCGAGGCCGTGCGATGCAGCATCGTCATCCAGCAGAACCTGATCGGGCGCAACGCCTCGCTTCCGAAGGATACGCGGATCGAGTACCGGATTGGCGTCAATCTGGGCGACGTCATCGTTGAGTCGGACGATATCTACGGCGACGGCGTCAACATCGCCTCACGCATCGAGGGCATCGCCGAGCCAGGCCAGGTCTACATCTCGGGCGCGATCTACGAGCAGATCAAGCACAAGGTGGTGTGCGGCTACGAGTCACTCGGGGACCGGAAGGTCAAGAACATCACCGATCCCGTGCGCGTCTATCGCGTGCTGCCGGATGCAGATGCAGTCGGCAAGACCAAGGGCCGGCGCGAGAATATCTTGATCTTCCTCCTGAGCCTCACGCTGCTGGTCATTGCGACCGGCGTGCTGTGGTACCTGCTGACGCAGGCGCCGGGCAAGGTGAGCGAGCATGCCGCCCTGCCCGCCGCTTCTCCTAACGCTTCTCCTAACGCTTCTCCTGCCGCATCGCCAAGCCCGCAGCCGCCGCCGCGCGAGGGCGTCGCGCAAAGGCCGCAGCCTTCTCCCTCCTCGGCTTCGTCGCCTCCCTCGCCCGCTCCGCTGCCAAGTCCATCGACAGTTCCCGTCCGCGAACCCGAGATGGTCGCCATTCGCGGCGGCAGCTTTGCAATGGGAAGCAACGATGACCCGACCGAACGTCCTGTCCATCAGGTGACTGTCAAGCCGTTCTCGATCGGCAAATATCCGGTGACCGTGCAAGAATGGAACGAGTGCGCCGCTGCAAAGGCGTGCGGCTTCACGGCCATCGGCAAGGACGATGCGCCGGTCAGCAATGTGAGCTGGACCGACGCGCAGCAATATGCGGCCTATCTCGCTCAGGCGACGAAGAAGACTTATCGGCTTCCGAGCGAAGCCGAATGGGAATATGCCGCGCGGGGCGGAACGCAGACCAAATATTGGTGGGGCGACAAGCTGCAGCCGGGCATGGCCGGTTGCAAGGATTGCGGTGATCTCGCGGCCGAGCAACCGGCGAAGGTCGGCAGCTTCAGGCCGAATCCGTTCGGGCTCCACGACATGGGCGGCGGCGTCGATCAGTGGGTCGAGGACTGCTGGCACAAGACCTATCAGGGCGCGCCCACCGACGGCTCGGCATGGAGCAGCGGGGACTGCAGCGCTCATGTCCTGCGCTCGGGCTCCTGGAAGAACGATTCGCGATATGTGCGGCCGTCCAACCGCGATGGCTACGACACCAATGTTCGTTATCCCACGCACGGATTCCGCGTGGCGCTCAGTCCTTGA
- the tnpB gene encoding IS66 family insertion sequence element accessory protein TnpB (TnpB, as the term is used for proteins encoded by IS66 family insertion elements, is considered an accessory protein, since TnpC, encoded by a neighboring gene, is a DDE family transposase.): MIGPTGAVRVMVATRPVDFRKGAEGLAALVRESMQADPFSGAVYVFRAKRADRVKLIYWDGTGVCLFAKRLETGSFCWPNVQHGVIRLTAAQLSALLEGLDWRRVHAARETPSPIQAS, encoded by the coding sequence GTGATCGGTCCGACGGGCGCGGTGCGGGTGATGGTGGCGACCAGGCCGGTCGACTTCCGCAAGGGTGCCGAAGGGCTCGCGGCCCTGGTGCGCGAGAGCATGCAGGCCGATCCGTTCTCCGGCGCCGTGTATGTGTTCCGCGCCAAGCGCGCCGACCGGGTGAAGCTGATCTATTGGGACGGCACGGGTGTGTGCCTGTTCGCCAAGCGGCTTGAGACCGGTTCGTTCTGCTGGCCCAACGTGCAGCACGGCGTCATTCGCCTGACCGCAGCGCAGCTGTCAGCCTTGCTCGAAGGACTGGACTGGAGGCGCGTCCACGCCGCGCGCGAGACACCGTCGCCGATCCAGGCGAGTTGA